A single genomic interval of Patescibacteria group bacterium harbors:
- a CDS encoding HU family DNA-binding protein gives MNKAELADVIAEKLSVPKKQAEEMLEVFENTVISTLKAGGEVSLTGFGTFSAKRREARMGVNPQKPTERIQIPAVTVPKFKAGKTLKDSLKQSQ, from the coding sequence ATGAATAAAGCAGAATTAGCAGACGTAATTGCAGAAAAACTAAGCGTGCCGAAGAAACAGGCGGAAGAGATGCTGGAGGTATTTGAAAATACCGTCATCTCCACCCTGAAAGCCGGAGGCGAAGTCAGCCTGACCGGATTCGGTACATTCTCCGCCAAGCGCAGAGAAGCCCGCATGGGGGTTAATCCCCAAAAGCCGACCGAACGGATACAAATTCCAGCAGTCACCGTTCCGAAGTTCAAGGCAGGAAAAACGCTGAAGGATTCCCTGAAACAGTCACAGTAG
- a CDS encoding TIGR00282 family metallophosphoesterase, translating to MKLTVLFFGDVDGKIGRLAVSKILPSLKEQYKPDLVMANVENLAHGKGITKKTLQELLDSGVDFCTSGNHIFKRETGLALLDDKDIPVIRPANYPDKTPGRGFQVVEVGTKKILMINLLGQVFIDEYGVTNPFHVLNEILELYKNTELAGIIVDLHAETTSEKVAMGWHADGKVSAILGTHTHVPTADAKILPQGTAYITDVGMVGAAESVLGVKKEIILNRFLHDDRERFDFPEEGLAQVNAVVVQIDSDTRKATSIELINKQIDI from the coding sequence ATGAAGTTAACTGTTCTCTTTTTCGGGGATGTCGACGGTAAAATAGGCCGGCTCGCAGTCAGCAAGATTTTGCCGTCCCTGAAAGAACAATACAAACCGGATCTCGTGATGGCCAATGTGGAAAATCTGGCGCACGGCAAAGGCATCACCAAAAAAACCCTGCAGGAATTACTGGACTCAGGAGTAGATTTCTGCACCTCCGGCAACCATATCTTCAAACGGGAAACCGGCCTGGCACTGCTCGACGATAAAGATATCCCGGTAATCCGCCCTGCGAATTATCCGGATAAAACACCGGGCAGAGGTTTCCAGGTGGTCGAAGTTGGAACAAAAAAAATACTTATGATAAACTTACTGGGCCAGGTATTTATCGATGAATACGGCGTTACTAACCCGTTTCACGTCCTGAACGAAATACTGGAACTTTACAAAAATACCGAACTGGCCGGAATAATCGTCGACCTGCACGCCGAAACCACCAGTGAAAAAGTAGCGATGGGCTGGCACGCGGACGGCAAGGTTTCCGCGATTCTGGGAACCCATACCCACGTTCCGACAGCTGATGCTAAAATTCTTCCGCAGGGTACCGCGTATATCACAGATGTAGGGATGGTCGGTGCCGCTGAATCGGTGCTCGGAGTAAAAAAAGAAATAATCCTGAACCGGTTTCTCCATGATGACAGAGAGCGGTTCGACTTCCCGGAAGAGGGATTAGCCCAGGTCAATGCGGTAGTAGTCCAGATAGACTCCGACACGAGAAAAGCGACCAGCATTGAACTGATTAACAAACAAATAGATATCTAA